The proteins below are encoded in one region of uncultured Eubacteriales bacterium:
- a CDS encoding conserved hypothetical protein (Evidence 4 : Homologs of previously reported genes of unknown function) has product MAEPARAFTFRKKRPTPEEEEKQALMEGLTRTRTLISQAYSCFNSTHDPDLIESYVFEINALQARYSYLLRRVKELDGAERR; this is encoded by the coding sequence ATGGCAGAGCCCGCCAGGGCTTTTACCTTTCGAAAAAAGCGCCCCACGCCCGAAGAGGAGGAAAAGCAGGCCCTCATGGAGGGTCTGACGCGGACGCGGACGCTCATCTCTCAGGCGTATTCCTGTTTTAACAGCACTCATGACCCAGACCTTATTGAGTCCTACGTCTTTGAGATCAATGCCCTGCAGGCCCGGTACTCCTACCTGCTGCGCCGAGTGAAGGAGCTGGACGGGGCGGAGCGCAGATAA
- a CDS encoding Pro-sigmaK processing inhibitor BofA codes for MEGFLNILPWLAGGLILVVLLALLRRPLRGLARVLARTGAGLAVLYALSYVGGFIGVSLGVNLANALVMGVLGAPGLGLLLMVHWVLR; via the coding sequence TTGGAGGGGTTTTTGAATATTCTGCCCTGGCTTGCCGGGGGGCTGATTCTGGTGGTCCTGCTGGCTCTTTTGCGGCGGCCTCTGCGGGGGCTCGCCCGGGTGCTGGCCCGAACGGGAGCGGGGCTGGCAGTGCTCTATGCTCTTAGCTACGTAGGGGGCTTTATCGGCGTGAGTCTGGGGGTCAACTTAGCCAACGCCCTGGTAATGGGCGTGCTGGGCGCGCCTGGGCTGGGGCTGCTGCTGATGGTACATTGGGTGCTGAGATAG
- a CDS encoding putative DNA repair protein Cphy_1728 (Evidence 3 : Function proposed based on presence of conserved amino acid motif, structural feature or limited homology), whose translation MVSRKSVITFGMVAIPIAIYTATQDNDIHFNQLHKEDNSRIRYKKTCAHCGKEIKTEDIVKGFEYDDDKYVVITDDEIEKIKTEKEKSIQILHFANLNQISPVYYDKTYQAAPEAGGEKAFELLRASLMAEQKVAIGKTVMGTKDTLMAIIPREEGILISTMFYADDIRELQKQYTKPEISEAELNMAKMLINSMDTPFDSSQYKDEYQVKLRELIETKVSGKEIVAAQSEGTGKVIDLMEALKASIEKANKDKETA comes from the coding sequence ATGGTATCCCGTAAATCGGTTATAACATTTGGTATGGTCGCGATTCCGATTGCGATCTATACTGCGACGCAGGATAATGACATCCATTTTAATCAGCTTCACAAGGAAGACAACAGCCGCATTCGATATAAAAAGACATGCGCGCACTGCGGCAAGGAAATTAAGACGGAAGACATTGTAAAGGGCTTTGAGTACGATGATGATAAATATGTCGTCATCACGGACGACGAGATTGAAAAAATAAAGACGGAAAAAGAAAAATCTATTCAAATTCTTCATTTTGCAAATCTGAACCAGATATCCCCCGTTTACTATGACAAGACTTATCAGGCCGCACCTGAAGCAGGAGGTGAAAAGGCCTTTGAGCTGCTTCGCGCGTCGCTGATGGCCGAGCAAAAGGTTGCTATCGGAAAGACGGTCATGGGTACGAAGGACACATTGATGGCAATCATCCCGCGCGAGGAAGGTATCCTGATTTCCACAATGTTCTATGCCGACGACATCAGGGAGCTTCAAAAGCAGTATACCAAGCCTGAAATATCGGAGGCAGAACTGAATATGGCAAAAATGCTGATCAATTCCATGGATACCCCATTCGATTCCTCACAGTACAAGGATGAATATCAGGTAAAGCTGCGCGAGCTGATCGAGACGAAGGTCTCCGGCAAGGAGATCGTAGCCGCGCAGTCCGAGGGCACCGGAAAGGTGATCGACCTGATGGAGGCGCTGAAGGCCAGCATCGAAAAGGCCAACAAGGATAAGGAAACCGCATAA